Proteins from a genomic interval of Corynebacterium deserti GIMN1.010:
- a CDS encoding terminase TerL endonuclease subunit — translation MTATLYEPAVDMCVWVIPRGNGKSGLAAAIALHHVFMSGIEGARCIIVAQDERRAMSMLDTAKRMVALSPELEKRTKIYRDRIEIPGSNSMVVALPGEAHRIEGEDATLVIIDEIGFVPKAAFEAAILSTGKRGDDSGKVLAIGTPSPAKFREISPLWDLVIQGRSNPDDPSFALVEFGADPKLPIDDPETWRIANPAFSDEGWLTEKAIRAQAPPKTRELEFRRARLGQWTEQSTEPAFPVDKWMACERAGVKIPHGSKVVLAFDGSASDDSTAIVVGSVSKKPHYQIGGLWEPHKEDDGYQVNHLEVEDTIRELCKQFDVQEIIADPYRWQRSLQVLEEEGLPVYAYPQTPQRQTPATNDLRGAVNAGLLTHSGEKEFNAHVLRASVAETQRGVKLVKQSSTQKIDLAVCLMMAHSRVSWLAGLGKKKNKAWGHKS, via the coding sequence ATGACGGCCACACTGTATGAACCTGCCGTTGATATGTGCGTGTGGGTGATTCCACGCGGTAACGGCAAGTCGGGGCTGGCGGCTGCGATCGCTTTGCATCATGTGTTTATGTCGGGCATCGAGGGGGCGCGCTGCATCATTGTGGCGCAGGATGAACGACGCGCTATGTCCATGTTGGATACAGCTAAGCGCATGGTTGCTTTGTCACCTGAGTTGGAGAAGCGCACAAAGATTTACCGTGATCGCATTGAGATTCCGGGGTCTAATTCGATGGTGGTGGCGTTGCCTGGTGAAGCTCACCGTATCGAGGGTGAGGATGCAACGTTGGTGATCATTGATGAAATTGGGTTTGTGCCTAAAGCGGCGTTTGAAGCTGCGATCCTTTCGACTGGTAAGCGTGGTGATGATTCGGGGAAGGTGTTGGCTATTGGTACGCCTTCACCGGCGAAGTTCCGTGAGATTAGTCCGTTGTGGGATTTGGTGATTCAGGGGCGTTCTAATCCTGATGATCCTAGTTTCGCGTTGGTTGAGTTTGGTGCGGATCCTAAGTTGCCGATTGATGATCCTGAGACGTGGCGGATAGCTAACCCGGCGTTCTCAGATGAGGGTTGGTTGACTGAGAAGGCTATCCGTGCGCAGGCACCACCGAAAACCCGTGAGTTGGAGTTTAGGCGCGCTAGGTTGGGGCAGTGGACGGAGCAGTCTACAGAACCAGCGTTCCCGGTTGATAAGTGGATGGCGTGCGAGCGTGCGGGCGTGAAGATTCCGCACGGTTCTAAGGTTGTTTTGGCGTTTGATGGTTCCGCTTCTGATGACTCAACAGCGATTGTGGTGGGCAGTGTGTCAAAGAAGCCGCATTATCAAATTGGTGGGTTGTGGGAGCCACACAAGGAAGATGACGGCTATCAGGTCAATCACCTTGAGGTTGAGGACACCATCAGGGAACTGTGCAAGCAGTTCGACGTGCAGGAAATCATTGCCGACCCTTATCGTTGGCAACGTTCTTTGCAGGTGTTGGAGGAAGAGGGCTTACCGGTTTACGCCTATCCGCAGACACCACAACGGCAAACACCGGCGACTAATGATCTACGTGGCGCGGTGAATGCGGGGTTGTTGACTCATTCGGGGGAGAAAGAGTTCAACGCCCATGTGCTGCGTGCTTCTGTCGCTGAAACACAGCGCGGCGTGAAGCTAGTGAAACAGTCGAGCACACAGAAGATCGACTTGGCTGTTTGTTTAATGATGGCGCACAGTCGCGTGTCGTGGCTGGCGGGGTTGGGTAAGAAGAAAAACAAAGCTTGGGGGCATAAATCATGA
- a CDS encoding phage portal protein yields MTVHVEKLLGKLDRAQPVIAGRDRRYRGEQPLRFTTVPVEGEYKQFAVNIYRAAVNAVAERMRVKKIRVEVDGEDLSEDIYSIWDMLGMDMKLQSTIADVLAVGSAYLIVWMKNGQPVITVESAEHVTTMSDPVDGTITEAVKRWYEYDADGIEVSERVVHYGPFWVVTYHRGANGQLVEDSRVQNPLGVVPVVPLINAERIGDECGHSVIDDLSNLVDALSKTLSDMLIASELVARPKRYATGVSLEESLDDGFSADDPVVEEFEHTPVQVPFADGEDLFITESEAAKFGQLPGADLAGYKTTVDLLLQQIMTVSGLPAHMVGITTANPSSADAIRAAEASLTARAESRGLALALGIENALKLVTAFYTDVPVDRIGTWIEWRDFGSKSQAQEADAITKLHSLGIMTTDEAREALGLRKL; encoded by the coding sequence ATGACAGTTCATGTGGAAAAATTGTTAGGCAAGTTGGATCGAGCACAGCCGGTGATCGCTGGCCGTGATAGGCGTTATCGAGGGGAGCAGCCGTTAAGGTTTACGACTGTTCCTGTCGAAGGGGAATACAAACAGTTTGCGGTGAACATTTATCGCGCTGCGGTTAACGCTGTTGCGGAGCGCATGCGGGTGAAGAAGATCCGTGTCGAAGTCGATGGCGAGGACTTGTCCGAAGATATTTACTCAATTTGGGACATGTTGGGCATGGACATGAAACTACAGTCCACCATCGCTGACGTGTTGGCGGTTGGTTCTGCGTATCTCATTGTGTGGATGAAAAACGGGCAACCAGTGATCACGGTTGAATCTGCGGAGCATGTGACCACGATGTCTGATCCGGTGGATGGCACCATCACGGAGGCTGTTAAACGCTGGTATGAGTACGACGCGGACGGTATCGAAGTGTCGGAGCGTGTTGTTCATTATGGGCCGTTTTGGGTGGTGACTTATCACCGTGGGGCTAATGGTCAATTGGTGGAAGATAGTCGCGTACAGAACCCGCTAGGGGTCGTTCCGGTGGTGCCGCTGATCAATGCGGAACGTATCGGCGATGAGTGTGGTCATTCTGTCATTGATGACTTGTCCAACCTTGTTGATGCGCTCAGTAAAACGTTGTCGGATATGCTTATCGCTTCTGAGTTGGTGGCGCGTCCGAAGCGTTATGCGACTGGTGTGTCGTTGGAAGAGTCTTTGGACGACGGGTTCAGTGCTGATGATCCGGTCGTGGAGGAGTTCGAGCATACGCCGGTGCAAGTCCCGTTTGCTGATGGTGAAGATTTGTTCATCACGGAATCAGAGGCGGCGAAGTTTGGGCAGTTACCGGGCGCTGACCTAGCCGGCTATAAAACAACCGTGGATTTGTTGTTGCAGCAGATCATGACGGTTTCGGGGTTGCCTGCGCACATGGTGGGCATTACGACCGCTAACCCGTCGTCAGCGGACGCTATTCGGGCCGCAGAAGCGTCTCTAACAGCCCGTGCGGAATCCCGTGGCCTTGCCCTTGCTTTGGGCATTGAAAACGCCTTAAAGCTTGTTACAGCGTTCTACACAGATGTTCCCGTTGACCGTATTGGGACGTGGATTGAGTGGCGTGATTTCGGCAGTAAATCGCAGGCACAGGAAGCCGATGCGATCACCAAGCTTCACAGTTTGGGGATCATGACCACTGATGAAGCACGTGAGGCGTTGGGGTTGCGGAAACTATGA
- a CDS encoding VG15 protein has translation MKALEVAYQRVEVETAELMRDLIISHGVPTNSTQAHALAQELYLPIMESRNRMWMREAEAIAKEFPDVEIGDIAPYNMQSTQKLVMNCAGLNKEARSTVLLEYYDPETQKMRKTRMTPYLDPDDPTIIAAFEKRVHAATARHIKQASRDLIEETAYKNGMGWARQLTGKENCTMCALLASRGAVYREDTVLTKRDGSRYHDNCDCTATLVKGGRYEGDDEAQELYGLWLKAGGDMSEFGKLYREAMSFVGVAA, from the coding sequence ATGAAAGCATTAGAAGTCGCTTATCAACGTGTCGAGGTGGAAACAGCGGAACTCATGCGAGACCTCATCATTTCGCATGGTGTACCCACCAACAGCACCCAAGCACACGCCCTTGCCCAAGAGCTTTATTTACCCATCATGGAATCCCGTAACCGCATGTGGATGCGAGAAGCGGAAGCCATCGCCAAAGAGTTCCCAGACGTGGAAATCGGCGACATTGCCCCCTACAACATGCAGTCCACACAGAAGCTTGTGATGAACTGTGCGGGGCTGAACAAGGAGGCACGTTCAACTGTCCTTCTTGAATACTATGACCCCGAGACGCAGAAGATGCGAAAAACACGCATGACCCCATACCTTGACCCTGATGATCCAACGATTATCGCGGCGTTTGAGAAACGAGTCCACGCGGCAACCGCTAGGCACATCAAGCAAGCATCCCGTGACCTCATCGAGGAAACAGCCTACAAAAACGGCATGGGGTGGGCTAGGCAGTTAACGGGTAAAGAAAACTGCACCATGTGCGCGTTGTTGGCTTCACGTGGTGCGGTGTATCGAGAAGATACGGTTCTCACCAAACGGGACGGGTCGCGCTATCACGACAACTGTGATTGTACGGCGACGCTGGTTAAAGGTGGCCGGTATGAAGGCGATGATGAAGCTCAGGAGCTTTATGGGCTGTGGTTGAAGGCCGGTGGGGATATGTCGGAGTTCGGGAAGCTTTACAGGGAGGCGATGAGTTTTGTCGGTGTGGCCGCTTAA